A single Acidobacteriota bacterium DNA region contains:
- a CDS encoding cytochrome c3 family protein — MDRIKMQELGKILPFIIILSLLIFSLDAEAKTAEAEVFKCTACHSPGSRQAKGFSEEEVQSSIHSNLSCISCHSEAAKRDHKAEARKVDCAQCHAKESQGYYQSIHGKALISGIKEAPNCVSCHGSHGIQPVKSPQAPVSTANLVSTCLSCHADERIEEIKGLPKREFFISYSESVHGRISPETGLRAAVCNDCHGSHAILPSDDPESQVHKKNIADDCGSCHQEILKQYSGSIHGTELHNDNLLAPTCTDCHGEHRIAPPADPGSLVFATNIPITCSHCHEGERLAERFISPGERLKTYLDSYHGLAIRFGETMVANCASCHGIHDIRPSADPLSSIHPDNLSKTCGKCHPGAGEKFKIGKVHVEAKPGSSLGKFLVRQFYIWFIMILVAGFLTHIILEAIGRKREKGRRDQHG, encoded by the coding sequence ATGGACAGAATAAAAATGCAGGAACTTGGAAAAATATTACCATTTATCATCATCCTGTCACTTCTCATTTTTTCTCTTGACGCCGAGGCTAAAACTGCCGAGGCAGAGGTTTTCAAATGCACGGCTTGCCATTCTCCTGGTTCCAGGCAGGCGAAGGGCTTTTCTGAGGAAGAGGTCCAGAGTTCCATTCATTCAAACCTGAGCTGCATTTCCTGTCATTCAGAAGCTGCTAAACGCGACCACAAAGCAGAAGCGAGGAAAGTCGATTGCGCTCAATGCCATGCAAAGGAGTCTCAAGGCTATTATCAGAGCATTCATGGGAAAGCCCTTATTTCTGGAATAAAAGAGGCTCCAAATTGCGTTTCATGCCATGGAAGTCATGGCATCCAGCCGGTGAAATCCCCGCAGGCACCGGTCTCCACTGCAAATCTCGTATCAACCTGCCTCTCCTGCCATGCGGACGAGAGAATAGAAGAGATCAAGGGACTTCCGAAAAGAGAGTTTTTCATATCTTATAGCGAGAGCGTCCACGGGCGGATCTCTCCGGAAACCGGCCTTAGAGCTGCCGTTTGCAACGATTGCCATGGCTCTCATGCCATCCTTCCTTCCGATGATCCTGAATCTCAGGTACATAAAAAGAATATTGCCGACGACTGCGGCTCCTGCCATCAAGAGATTCTGAAACAATACTCAGGCAGTATTCATGGCACAGAGCTCCATAATGACAATCTCCTCGCTCCCACTTGCACGGACTGCCACGGCGAGCACAGAATCGCTCCCCCGGCGGACCCAGGTTCCCTGGTTTTCGCCACGAACATCCCCATAACATGCTCGCATTGCCACGAAGGAGAAAGACTCGCCGAGCGGTTCATCTCTCCGGGTGAGCGGTTGAAGACCTATCTGGACAGCTATCATGGTCTCGCCATCAGATTTGGAGAAACGATGGTCGCCAACTGTGCAAGCTGTCACGGCATCCATGACATCCGCCCCTCGGCCGATCCTCTCTCCTCCATCCATCCGGACAATCTCTCGAAGACCTGCGGGAAATGCCATCCCGGCGCAGGAGAGAAGTTCAAGATAGGAAAAGTCCATGTCGAGGCAAAACCCGGAAGCTCTCTTGGAAAATTCTTAGTCAGGCAGTTCTATATCTGGTTCATAATGATCCTGGTGGCCGGATTCCTCACACACATCATTCTCGAAGCCATTGGGAGGAAGCGCGAAAAAGGGAGGAGGGATCAGCATGGCTGA